One Cricetulus griseus strain 17A/GY chromosome 5, alternate assembly CriGri-PICRH-1.0, whole genome shotgun sequence genomic window carries:
- the Cep170b gene encoding centrosomal protein of 170 kDa protein B isoform X1: MSVTSWFLVSSSGTRHRLPRELIFVGRDECELMLQSRSVDKQHAVINYDQDRDEHWVKDLGSLNGTFVNDVRIPDQKYVTLRLNDVIRFGYDSNMYVLERVQHRVPEEALKHEKYTSQLQVSVKASAPKRSEALPEHTPYCESSQPRPEKGDRRHGAEAVAYRTPLYGQPSWWGEDDSVTPPEDRHQEEPYPERPKDPAHQDGELDGCRAPAEPPDYSFRREPSYFEIPTKEAPQPPLLPEVPTQEVPTKDQEASGGGTPPVVQSHASFTIEFDDCSPGKVKIKDHITKFSLRQRRPPSKEATPVEMVSAETKVADWLVQNDPSLLRRDGPGDDRQSTKSDLPIHTRTLKGHRHEDGTQSDSEDPLAKAASVSGAPTEASGEQVRLQRQIKRDPQELLHNQQAFVIEFFDEDTPRKKRSQSFTHTPPVDPKADKRRGTGTADRERPGVTVRAAGSSSGPQRASSLKREKTEERLGNTSPIPRASTRPFGSVGRRSRLAQDFMAQCMRDSSPATRPGPEKTPPVLPAPLTPRGASPVTPSTTPPPPTDPQLTKARRQEEDDSLSDAGTYTIETEAQDREVEEARKMIDQVFGVFESPELSRVSSATFRPVIRGDKDESSDGGMAQRMALLQEFASRAPGMAPQMEQQSLLVPGSPGGQKWVSRWASLADSYSDTGLAEDGPGRRTGEPEGALPVRTRRLLPQLPSDRADSPAGLEAARRSGPGPPELGNEQASHLIGQEDLDPDSLSDASGSDGGRGPEPGPERQEELAWAKGRRSPRAPGEPAPTSFFIGDQNGEATFPKKSFVAPGEVDGPGRVVQTSPSARDSLYVSANGRMMIQLRSGRSPEPDPAPPKEALAFARQESFTKEPASGPPAPGKLPHISNHPLLQDLAAARASRMDFHTQDTHLILKETETALAALEARLRSKSADEHEGGSTPRPPEDSLSGDSDVDTASTISLLSGKNGPSPTTPQTPGPQKEILLSPPAAPDPGGTTQGSARDRLSEKQHRPPGPADLGHGEPSRRLAMRRGHGSRGSLDWPEEERGSGPAHLPSSNHETPEATGIGRQGPRRKPVAPPPSPAAREEPSRSSSTAQKVQQALTRSNSLSTPRPTRASRLRRARLGDASDTEAVDGERGTAANPEPANRSAPEQAKKLTRLDILAMPRKRAGSFTGPSDSETAPARTGFSGRSAELYSTSRKPTIAEARAAARKTAAPAANTGPRQPFSRARPGSARYSSSTRRRQQGSDYTSTSEEEYGSHHSSPKHTRSHASTATQTPRASSSTRVRSQATGPRDTDDDEEEPDPYGFIVQTAEIAEIARLSQTLVKDVAILAREIHDVAGDGDTLGSPGPTRSPSLGNVPSTPASTISAREELVQRIPEASLNFQKVPPGSMNSHNLDQNMNDSCEDALANKTRPRNREEVIFDNLMLNPVSQLSHAIRENTEHLAEKMKILFQNTGRAWEDLEARINAENEVPILKTSNKEISSILKELRRVQKQLEVINAIVDPSVNLDLLMGNRTPAGSIQQGLGKARPAAQSSTSASVDTLLPALPLRSFPQRANCGPPGLPEPAFLPDAERFLI, from the exons CACGAGAAGTATACCAGCCAGCTGCAGGTGAGTGTCAAGGCCTCTGCACCCAAGAGGAGTGAGGCATTGCCCGAGCACACGCCCTACTGTGAGTCCTCACAGCCCAGACCAGAGAAAGGGGACCGAAGACATGGAGCAG AGGCAGTAGCTTACCGCACACCCCTGTATGGGCAACCCTCTTGGTGGGGGGAGGATGACAGTGTCACGCCACCTGAAGACCGGCACCAGGAGGAGCCCTACCCAG AGCGTCCCAAGGACCCGGCACACCAAGATGGTGAACTAGATGGCTGCCGCGCTCCTGCTGAGCCACCAGACTACTCGTTCAGACGTGAGCCCAGCTACTTCGAGATTCCCACAAAGGAAGCCCCACAGCCACCACTCCTCCCTGAGGTGCCAACACAGGAAGTGCCCACAAAAGACCAGGAGGCCAGTGGTGGTGGGACGCCCCCTGTGGTGCAGAGCCACGCCTCCTTCACCATTGAGTTTGATGACTGCAGCCCAGGCAAGGTGAAGATCAAAGACCACATCACCAAGTTCTCCCTGCGCCAGCGGCGGCCCCCCAGCAAGGAGGCCACACCTGTGGAGATGGTCTCAGCTGAAACCAAGGTGGCTGACTGGCTGGTGCAGAATGACCCAAGCTTGCTGCGCCGGGATGGCCCAGGGGATGACCGTCAAAGCACCAAAAGTGACCTTCCTATACACACTCGCACTCTCAAGG GCCACAGGCATGAGGACGGCACACAGAGTGATTCAGAGGACCCCCTGGCCAAGGCTGCTTCTGTGTCTGGAGCCCCAACAGAAGCCAGTGGGGAGCAGGTGCGGCTGCAGAGGCAGATCAAAAGGGACCCCCAAGAGTTGCTGCACAACCAGCAGGCCTTTGTCATCGAGTTCTTTGATGAGGATACGCCCCGCAAGAAACGTTCGCAGTCTTTTACACACACCCCACCTGTAGACCCCAAGGCTGACAAGCGCCGAGGCACTGGGACTGCTGACAGAGAGCGCCCTGGTGTCACAGTCCGTGCAGCGGGCAGCAGCTCAGGACCTCAGAGGGCCAGCTCACTCAAGCGAGAGAAGACTGAGGAGCGCCTGGGCAACACTTCTCCCATCCCCCGGGCCTCCACACGCCCCTTTGGCAGTGTGGGGCGTCGCTCCCGCCTAGCCCAGGACTTCATGGCCCAGTGTATGCGGGACAGCTCCCCCGCTACCAGACCCGGCCCCGAAAAGACACCTCCAGTACTGCCTGCCCCTTTGACACCCCGTGGGGCCAGCCCTGTGACCCCCTCAACCACTCCACCACCTCCCACTGACCCGCAGCTGACCAAGGCACGTAGACAGGAGGAGGATGATAGCCTCAGCGATGCAGGCACCTACACCATTGAGACAGAGGCTCAAGACAGAGAAGTCGAGGAAGCGCGGAAGATGATAGACCAG GTTTTTGGTGTGTTTGAATCCCCTGAACTCTCTAGGGTGTCCTCAGCTACTTTCCGCCCCGTCATCAGAGGTGACAAAGATGAATCCAGTGATGGGGGTATGGCCCAGCGGATGGCTTTGCTGCAAGAGTTTGCTTCCCGAGCACCAGGCATGGCCCCCCAGATGGAGCAGCAG AGCCTCTTGGTTCCAGGCtcccctggaggtcagaagtgggtTTCCCGGTGGGCTAGTCTGGCCGACAGCTACTCAGACACTGGCTTGGCAG AGGATGGTCCTGGGCGAAGAACTGGAGAGCCTGAGGGAGCCCTGCCTGTGCGTACTCGGCGACTGCTCCCTCAGTTGCCCAGTGATAGGGCTGATAGCCCCGCAGGCCTTGAAGCTGCCAGGCGGAGTGGCCCAGGGCCACCAGAGCTGGGCAATGAGCAAGCTAGTCACCTTATAGGCCAGGAAGATCTGGACCCTGACAGCCTCAGTGATGCCAGCGGGTCAGATGGCGGCCGAGGCCCAGAACCAGGCCCAGAACGACAGGAGGAGCTGGCATGGGCCAAGGGTCGGCGCTCACCAAGGGCCCCTGGGGAGCCAGCCCCCACCTCTTTCTTCATTGGTGATCAGAATGGGGAGGCCACTTTCCCCAAGAAATCGTTTGTGGCTCCTGGAGAGGTGGATGGTCCAGGACGGGTGGTCCAGACCAGCCCTTCAGCAAGGGATAGCCTCTATGTCAGTGCCAACGGGAGGATGATGATTCAACTGCGCAGTGGCCGGTCACCAGAGCCTGACCCAGCCCCACCCAAAGAGGCTCTGGCCTTTGCCCGGCAAGAGAGCTTCACCAAGGAACCAGCCAGCGGCcccccagcacctgggaaactCCCCCACATCTCTAACCACCCCCTCCTACAAGACTTGGCTGCAGCCCGGGCCTCACGCATGGACTTCCACACACAGGACACCCACCTGATCCTGAAGGAGACTGAGACAGCCCTAGCAGCCCTCGAGGCCCGACTGCGCTCCAAGTCTGCAGATGAACATGAGGGGGGCAGCACCCCCAGGCCTCCAGAGGACTCCCTATCTGGGGATTCAGACGTGGACACAGCCAGCACCATTAGCTTGCTCAGTGGCAAGAATGGACCCAGCCCGACAACACCCCAGACTCCAGGGCCACAGAAGGAGATCCTGCTGTCTCCACCAGCCGCGCCAGACCCTGGGGGTACTACCCAGGGCAGTGCCCGAGATCGGCTGTCAGAGAAACAGCATCGCCCACCGGGCCCTGCAGACTTGGGCCATGGAGAGCCCTCAAGGCGCCTGGCTATGCGGCGTGGCCATGGGTCTCGAGGGTCCCTGGACTGGCCTGAAGAGGAGCGAGGCTCTGGCCCTGCCCACCTGCCCAGTTCTAACCACGAGACCCCTGAGGCCACTGGGATAGGTCGACAAGGGCCTCGCCGGAAACCAGTGGCTCCTCCACCATCACCAGCTGCCAGGGAAGAGCCAAGCCGCAGTTCCAGCACTGCTCAGAAGGTTCAGCAGGCACTGACCCGCTCCAATAGCCTGTCCACCCCAAGGCCCACTAGGGCCTCCCGACTCAGGCGGGCCCGGTTAGGGGATGCCTCGGACACTGAGGCTGTCGATGGCGAACGAGGGACCGCAGCCAACCCTGAGCCAGCCAATCGATCAGCCCCTGAGCAGGCCAAGAAACTGACCCGCTTGGACATCCTGGCCATGCCCCGGAAGCGGGCAGGCTCCTTCACAGGTCCCAGTGACTCTGAGACGGCCCCAGCCCGCACTGGCTTCTCTGGCCGCAGTGCTGAGCTCTACAGCACCAGCCGTAAGCCTACAATAGCCGAGGCCCGAGCTGCTGCCAGGAAGactgctgctcctgctgccaaCACGGGGCCCCGCCAACCCTTCAGTAGGGCCCGCCCGGGCAGCGCCAGATACTCTTCCA GCACGCGGCGGAGGCAGCAGGGTTCGGATTACACGTCCACCTCTGAGGAGGAGTATGGGTCCCACCACAGCTCCCCTAAACACACACGCTCCCATGCCTCAACAGCCACGCAGACCCCAAGGGCCAGCAGCTCTACCAGGGTTCGTTCCCAGGCCACCGGCCCCCGAGACACGGACGATGATGAGGAAGAGCCTGACCCTTACGGCTTCATTGTACAAACAGCAGAAATCGCAGAGATTGCTAG GCTGAGCCAGACGCTAGTGAAGGATGTGGCCATTCTGGCTAGGGAGATTCATGATGTGGCGGGGGATGGGGACACCCTGGGCTCGCCAGGACCCACTCGCAGCCCGTCTCTTGGGAATGTGCCCAGCACCCCTGCCTCAACCATCTCAGCCCGTGAAGAG CTGGTACAGCGCATTCCAGAGGCCAGCCTCAACTTCCAGAAGGTGCCACCTGGCTCCATGAACTCTCACAACTTGGATCAGAACATGAACGACAGCTGTGAGGATGCCCTGGCCAATAAGACAAGGCCTCGGAACCGTGAGGAG GTGATCTTTGATAATCTGATGCTAAACCCCGTGTCCCAGCTGTCGCATGCCATTCGTGAAAACACAGAGCATCTTGCTGAGAAGATGAA GATCCTCTTCCAGAATACAGGCCGCGCATGGGAGGACCTAGAGGCCAGAATCAACGCTGAGAATGAAGTGCCCATCCTGAAGACATCCAACAAG gAAATCAGCTCCATCCTGAAGGAACTGCGACGTGTGCAGAAGCAGCTGGAAG tCATCAATGCCATTGTGGACCCTAGCGTGAACCTCGACCTGCTCATGGGAAACAGGACTCCTGCAGGGTCCATTCAGCAAGGGCTTGGGAAAGCCAGGCCAGCAGCTCAGAGCTCAACTTCTGCCTCGGTGGACACCTTGCTGCCAGCCCTGCCCCTCAGGAGCTTTCCACAACGGGCCAACTGTGGGCCCCCTGGCCTCCCAGAGCCTGCCTTTCTTCCTGATGCGGAGAGGTTCCTGATTTAA